In Ancalomicrobiaceae bacterium S20, the following proteins share a genomic window:
- a CDS encoding DUF6384 family protein, translating into MPDPASGSAVAVADTPPRPQKLDDLMLAMDVVDTLRHQDMLVARELDEDAREAALVERLRALYKSQGIEVPDRVIQEGVKALKEARFVYTPPPPSLGRTLATLWVERAIWGKRAGIAAVVVVLLGGAYWATVVRPASKAAAEIATVLPNELKRAYDTALAEAKVPAAKTRADQLLADGREALSKKDPGAARKAVTGLDALTDQLKQVYTLRIVTRQGEQSGVFRVPRGNPGQRNYYLVVEPVTPDGKTLSFPITSEEDGKTKTVSKWAVRVPQATYDQVRRDKADDGIIQNTTLGEKRRGALGVDWSMPVQGGTITEW; encoded by the coding sequence ATGCCTGATCCGGCCTCCGGCTCGGCCGTGGCGGTCGCCGATACGCCGCCGCGGCCGCAGAAACTCGACGACCTCATGCTGGCCATGGACGTCGTCGACACGCTGCGCCACCAGGACATGCTGGTGGCGCGCGAACTCGACGAGGACGCCCGCGAGGCCGCGCTCGTCGAGCGTCTGCGCGCGCTCTACAAGAGCCAGGGCATCGAGGTGCCCGACCGGGTCATCCAGGAAGGCGTCAAGGCGCTGAAGGAGGCGCGGTTCGTCTACACGCCGCCGCCGCCGAGCCTCGGCCGCACGCTGGCGACCCTCTGGGTCGAGCGGGCGATCTGGGGCAAGCGGGCGGGGATCGCCGCCGTCGTGGTCGTGCTCCTCGGCGGGGCCTATTGGGCGACCGTGGTGCGCCCGGCCTCGAAGGCGGCGGCCGAGATCGCCACCGTGCTGCCGAACGAGCTGAAGCGGGCCTATGACACGGCGCTCGCCGAGGCCAAGGTGCCGGCGGCGAAGACGCGCGCCGACCAGCTGCTCGCCGACGGCCGTGAGGCGCTCTCGAAGAAGGACCCCGGTGCCGCGAGAAAGGCCGTGACCGGCCTCGACGCGCTGACCGATCAGCTGAAGCAGGTCTACACGCTCCGGATCGTGACGCGGCAGGGCGAGCAGTCCGGCGTCTTCCGGGTGCCGCGCGGCAACCCCGGTCAGCGCAACTACTACCTCGTGGTCGAGCCGGTAACGCCGGACGGCAAGACCCTGTCGTTCCCGATCACCAGCGAGGAGGACGGCAAGACCAAGACGGTGTCGAAATGGGCCGTGCGCGTGCCGCAGGCGACCTACGATCAGGTCCGCCGCGACAAGGCCGACGACGGCATCATCCAGAACACCACGCTCGGCGAGAAGCGCCGCGGCGCACTCGGCGTCGACTGGTCGATGCCGGTGCAGGGCGGCACGATCACCGAGTGGTAG
- a CDS encoding DUF2849 domain-containing protein, which produces MQSITANRLSDGRVVFRTTEGGWTTHLARAAVYADAAALEPALAGAQADQAACIVLDPYTIDVERTSDGLIPKALKEKIRAAGPTVGSEIAPDRHADAA; this is translated from the coding sequence ATGCAGTCGATCACCGCCAACCGCCTCTCGGACGGCCGCGTCGTGTTCCGCACCACCGAAGGCGGCTGGACGACGCATCTGGCGCGCGCCGCCGTCTATGCCGACGCTGCCGCGCTGGAGCCGGCGCTCGCTGGCGCTCAGGCCGATCAGGCCGCCTGCATCGTGCTCGACCCCTACACCATCGACGTCGAGCGTACTAGCGACGGCCTGATCCCGAAGGCGCTCAAGGAGAAGATCCGCGCCGCCGGTCCGACCGTCGGCTCCGAGATCGCGCCCGACCGCCACGCCGACGCCGCCTGA
- a CDS encoding nitrite/sulfite reductase yields MYRYDEFDQQFVSARVEQFSDQVRRRLSGELSEDQFKPLRLMNGVYLQLHAYMLRIAVPYGTLNTRQLRKLAHLARTYDRGYGHFTTRQNLQFNWPSLEQIPDMLRELAEVQMHCIQTSGNCIRNVTADHFAGAAADEIVDPRPYAEILRQWSSLHPEFSFLPRKFKIAVSGAAHDRAAVRIHDIGLQVVKNDEGQIGFTVFVGGGLGRTPFIAWTLRDYLPEADLLTYCEAILRVYNLYGRRDNKYKARIKILMHEAGLDTVRAQVEEEFERIRGGVLTLPEGDVARIRAYFAPPAFESLPAVSLVETQTAARDPGFAAWVATNTHAHKVPGYVSVTISLKPVGGIPGDASAEQMEAVADLADAHAFGEVRVSHQQNLILPHVKRDDLPAVYRGLVAAGLATANAGLVTDIICCPGLDYCSLANARSIPVSQRISERLGDPARQAEIGPLLIKMSGCINACGHHHVGHIGILGVDRKGEEFYQITLGGSADEVSAIGDITGRGFSSAEVVDAIDTIVNTYIAHRASPDETFLAAYRRLGMQPFKEALYGNA; encoded by the coding sequence ATGTATCGTTACGACGAGTTCGACCAGCAGTTCGTCTCCGCCCGCGTGGAGCAGTTTTCCGATCAGGTGCGCCGGCGTCTCTCCGGCGAGCTCTCGGAAGACCAGTTCAAGCCGCTCCGGCTGATGAACGGCGTCTACCTGCAGCTCCATGCCTATATGCTGCGCATCGCCGTGCCCTACGGCACGCTGAACACCAGGCAGCTGCGCAAGCTCGCCCATCTGGCGCGGACCTACGACCGCGGCTACGGCCATTTCACCACGCGGCAGAACCTGCAGTTCAACTGGCCGTCGCTGGAGCAGATCCCGGATATGCTCCGGGAGCTCGCCGAGGTGCAGATGCACTGCATCCAGACCTCGGGCAACTGCATCCGCAACGTGACCGCCGATCATTTCGCCGGCGCCGCCGCCGACGAGATCGTCGATCCGCGGCCCTATGCCGAGATCCTCAGGCAGTGGTCGAGCCTGCATCCGGAATTCTCGTTCCTGCCGCGCAAGTTCAAGATCGCGGTCTCGGGCGCCGCCCATGACCGCGCGGCGGTGCGCATTCACGACATCGGTCTTCAGGTCGTGAAGAACGACGAGGGCCAGATCGGCTTCACGGTGTTCGTCGGTGGCGGCCTCGGCCGCACGCCGTTCATCGCCTGGACGCTGCGCGACTACTTGCCCGAGGCGGATCTCCTCACCTATTGCGAGGCGATCCTGCGCGTCTACAACCTCTATGGCCGGCGCGACAACAAGTACAAGGCACGGATCAAGATCCTGATGCACGAGGCCGGGCTCGACACCGTCCGCGCGCAGGTCGAGGAAGAGTTCGAGCGCATCCGCGGCGGCGTGCTGACGCTGCCGGAGGGTGATGTCGCGCGCATCCGCGCCTATTTCGCGCCGCCGGCCTTCGAGAGCCTGCCCGCGGTGAGCCTCGTGGAGACGCAGACCGCGGCGCGCGATCCGGGCTTCGCGGCCTGGGTCGCGACCAACACCCATGCCCACAAGGTGCCGGGCTATGTCTCGGTGACCATCTCGCTGAAGCCGGTCGGCGGCATTCCGGGCGATGCCTCGGCCGAGCAGATGGAGGCGGTCGCCGATCTCGCCGACGCCCATGCCTTCGGCGAGGTGCGCGTCAGCCACCAGCAGAACCTGATACTGCCGCATGTGAAGCGCGACGACCTCCCGGCCGTCTATCGGGGCCTGGTCGCGGCCGGGCTCGCGACCGCCAATGCCGGGCTCGTCACCGACATCATCTGCTGCCCCGGCCTCGACTATTGCAGCCTCGCCAATGCGCGCTCGATCCCGGTCTCGCAGCGGATCTCCGAGCGGCTCGGCGATCCGGCGCGGCAGGCCGAGATCGGTCCGCTGCTGATCAAGATGTCGGGCTGCATCAACGCCTGCGGCCATCATCACGTCGGCCACATCGGCATCCTCGGCGTCGACCGCAAGGGCGAGGAGTTCTACCAGATCACGCTCGGCGGCTCGGCCGACGAGGTTTCGGCGATCGGCGACATCACCGGCCGCGGCTTCTCCTCGGCCGAGGTGGTCGATGCGATCGATACGATCGTCAACACCTACATCGCCCATCGCGCCTCGCCGGACGAGACCTTCCTCGCCGCCTATCGCCGGCTCGGCATGCAGCCGTTCAAGGAGGCGCTCTATGGCAACGCCTGA
- a CDS encoding phosphoadenylyl-sulfate reductase has translation MATPEAAANPAAVDPAVAARAEEARALDARWGGLPTHDLLDTAIHTLFAGEIALVSSFGTESAVLLHLVAAVDRSVPILFVDTDKLFGETLRYRDKLVARLGFTDVRTLTPDPVRVEALDKDGGLWLRNPDLCCQIRKVEPLALGIDGFSAWISGRKRFQAATRAAIPVFETDGTRIKVNPLASWGPKELAAYAAEHDLPVHPLVAQGYPSVGCMPCTDRVAPGEDARAGRWRGQAKTECGIHVSLTSAVPTAPDGAH, from the coding sequence ATGGCAACGCCTGAGGCTGCGGCCAACCCGGCGGCCGTGGATCCGGCCGTAGCCGCCCGCGCCGAGGAAGCCCGCGCGCTGGACGCGCGCTGGGGCGGCCTGCCGACGCACGATCTGCTCGATACCGCGATCCACACGCTGTTTGCGGGCGAAATCGCGCTGGTGTCGAGCTTCGGGACCGAGTCGGCCGTGCTGCTGCACCTCGTCGCCGCGGTCGACCGCTCGGTGCCGATCCTGTTCGTCGATACCGACAAGCTGTTCGGCGAGACGCTGCGCTATCGCGACAAGCTGGTCGCGCGGCTCGGCTTCACCGACGTGCGCACGCTGACGCCCGATCCAGTGCGGGTCGAGGCGCTCGACAAGGATGGCGGCCTCTGGCTGCGCAATCCCGATCTCTGCTGCCAGATCCGCAAGGTCGAGCCGCTGGCGCTCGGCATCGACGGCTTCTCGGCCTGGATCTCGGGGCGCAAGCGGTTCCAGGCCGCGACGCGTGCCGCGATCCCCGTATTCGAAACCGATGGCACGCGGATCAAGGTCAATCCGTTGGCGAGCTGGGGGCCGAAGGAGCTCGCGGCCTATGCCGCGGAGCACGACCTGCCGGTGCATCCGCTGGTCGCGCAGGGCTATCCGTCGGTCGGCTGCATGCCCTGCACCGATCGGGTGGCGCCCGGCGAGGACGCGCGAGCCGGCCGCTGGCGTGGCCAGGCCAAGACCGAATGCGGTATCCATGTCAGCCTGACCAGCGCCGTGCCGACCGCGCCCGACGGCGCCCACTGA
- a CDS encoding DUF934 domain-containing protein — MSDIYRNGRFEPDTWRALGADEALPAAGGVLLSLPRFIAERDAVLGSEAPFGLIVEPGDKLEAVGEDAGRFAVVAVRFPKFADGRGYSHARLLRDRYCFKGELRAIGDVLLDQVPYMLRIGFDTLEVTHGPTRARLEAGQLPLVPYFYQPSTTDAAGPAEGRPWRRRAF; from the coding sequence ATGAGCGACATCTATCGCAACGGCCGGTTCGAGCCGGATACCTGGCGGGCGCTCGGCGCCGACGAGGCGCTGCCGGCGGCGGGGGGCGTGTTGCTCTCGCTTCCCCGTTTCATCGCCGAGCGCGACGCGGTCCTCGGATCGGAGGCGCCCTTCGGGCTGATCGTCGAGCCCGGCGACAAGCTCGAGGCGGTCGGCGAGGACGCGGGCCGCTTCGCGGTCGTTGCCGTGCGGTTCCCGAAGTTCGCCGACGGCCGCGGCTATTCGCATGCCCGGCTTTTGCGCGATCGCTACTGCTTCAAGGGCGAGTTGCGGGCGATCGGCGACGTGCTGCTCGATCAGGTGCCCTACATGCTGCGCATCGGCTTCGACACGCTCGAAGTCACGCATGGGCCGACCCGGGCGCGGCTCGAAGCCGGCCAGCTGCCGCTCGTGCCCTATTTCTACCAGCCCTCGACCACCGACGCTGCCGGTCCCGCCGAGGGCCGGCCGTGGCGGCGTCGGGCGTTCTGA
- a CDS encoding NUDIX domain-containing protein, which yields MANDAPHDQPAAAFRILGRRPLHRGFLSLDACEVEVVTRDGRRVRYEREVEHHGAAVAILTYDATRRVAVLVRQVRVPAAVIGLDPLTTEVVAGLIDGDEAPEAAARRETIEEVGLAIGALEPVGAVQSAPGWTTETLHLFLAEVDLGRDRVADGGGAAHEQEYIEIVEMPLAALAAAADAGTLNDMKTLLLVQTLRLRRPVLFA from the coding sequence ATGGCGAACGATGCGCCTCACGACCAACCCGCTGCGGCATTCCGCATCCTCGGCCGCCGGCCGCTCCATCGCGGCTTCCTGTCGCTCGATGCCTGCGAGGTCGAGGTCGTCACACGTGACGGCCGGCGGGTTCGGTATGAACGCGAGGTCGAGCATCACGGCGCTGCGGTCGCGATCCTGACCTATGACGCGACACGGCGTGTCGCCGTGTTGGTGCGGCAGGTGCGGGTGCCGGCGGCGGTGATAGGCCTCGATCCGCTGACGACCGAGGTCGTCGCCGGGCTGATCGACGGCGACGAGGCGCCGGAGGCGGCGGCGCGGCGCGAGACGATCGAGGAGGTCGGGCTCGCGATCGGCGCGCTGGAGCCGGTCGGCGCGGTCCAGTCCGCGCCCGGATGGACCACCGAGACGCTGCATCTGTTCCTGGCCGAGGTCGATCTCGGACGCGACCGTGTGGCCGACGGCGGCGGGGCGGCGCACGAGCAGGAATATATCGAGATCGTCGAAATGCCGCTCGCCGCGCTGGCGGCTGCCGCCGATGCCGGCACTCTCAACGACATGAAGACGCTGCTGCTCGTCCAGACCTTGCGGCTCAGGCGCCCGGTGCTGTTCGCCTGA